One window of the Flavobacteriaceae bacterium YJPT1-3 genome contains the following:
- a CDS encoding porin family protein, which produces MLRALSYFLIISFWTVGSLPALAQESTEEEEGSISVVDSLYREDQIYIGLSIHLMSNGPSDFSQSGFSGSVHFGIMRDMPVNERRNKAIGVGLGFSLNAYNYNLFVGEDPQENSIFRILDEDVINYDINRFHTTLIEMPIEYRWRTSTLSSHKFWRIYAGLRLGYALYYKATFEQPGNQVIQTDIPEYNPFRVGANITFGYNTFNFHVYYSLNNFFKPEAQINGEEIGLRVFKVGLTFYLL; this is translated from the coding sequence ATGCTCAGAGCCCTTTCCTATTTTTTGATTATCTCTTTCTGGACGGTCGGAAGTCTTCCCGCATTGGCACAGGAGAGTACCGAAGAGGAGGAAGGCAGTATCAGCGTGGTCGATTCGCTTTATCGGGAGGATCAAATTTACATTGGCCTGTCCATCCATTTAATGAGTAACGGACCCTCCGATTTTAGCCAGAGTGGCTTCAGCGGAAGCGTGCACTTCGGTATAATGCGGGATATGCCGGTTAATGAACGGAGAAACAAGGCGATTGGGGTTGGCCTGGGCTTTTCCTTAAATGCTTATAACTACAATCTTTTTGTGGGCGAAGATCCACAGGAGAACTCCATTTTTCGGATCCTCGATGAAGATGTGATCAATTATGACATCAATCGCTTTCATACCACACTTATCGAAATGCCCATTGAATACCGCTGGCGCACTTCTACGTTGAGCTCCCACAAGTTCTGGCGTATTTATGCCGGTTTACGACTGGGCTATGCACTTTACTACAAGGCTACCTTCGAGCAGCCCGGGAATCAGGTGATCCAAACCGATATTCCGGAGTATAATCCCTTTCGCGTAGGCGCCAATATCACCTTTGGTTACAACACCTTTAATTTTCATGTCTACTACAGTTTAAACAACTTCTTTAAGCCGGAAGCCCAGATCAATGGAGAAGAGATCGGATTGCGGGTATTTAAAGTAGGCCTTACCTTCTACTTACTGTAA